Genomic DNA from Bacteroidales bacterium:
AAAACCGGGAGCAATGGCATTGCAACGGATGCCACGCGAGCCAAACTCCTGGGCAATGGATTTTGTGAAGCCGATCAGTCCGGCCTTGGATGCGCTGTAATTGGACTGTCCTGCATTTCCCGAAAGCCCAACTACCGAACTCATGTTGATGATGGAGCCGCTACGCTGCTTGAGCATCACCCGCTGGATGGCCTTGGTCATGTTGAAAATGGATTTCAGGTTTACCTTGATCACCAAATCCCAGTCCTGTTCAGACATCCGCAGCAACAGGTTGTCACGCGTGATTCCGGCGTTGTTCACCAGGATATCAATCTGGCCGAAGTCCTTCAGCACCTCGGTTACAAGCAACTCTCCGGCGTCAAACGAACTGGCATCGGA
This window encodes:
- a CDS encoding beta-ketoacyl-ACP reductase, giving the protein SDASSFDAGELLVTEVLKDFGQIDILVNNAGITRDNLLLRMSEQDWDLVIKVNLKSIFNMTKAIQRVMLKQRSGSIINMSSVVGLSGNAGQSNYSASKAGLIGFTKSIAQEFGSRGIRCNAIAPGFIETAMTEKLPEDVRDNWIKTIPLRRSGKPEDVADIALFLASDLSSYVTSQVISVDGGMHM